Proteins from a single region of Nitrospiria bacterium:
- a CDS encoding MarR family transcriptional regulator → MEAVPVVMRFIRNEMRRQGSLFLSVPQLRTLVYLDRFPGTDLSGVADHLGVTPPTASAVVKRLVDQGLVKREAHPRKRRHVVLTLTRSGSRRYRHVRGAACTSVRTALADRSAPELRKITEGIVLLGKVFKGVVTREDR, encoded by the coding sequence ATGGAAGCAGTTCCCGTTGTAATGCGCTTCATCCGGAACGAGATGCGGCGGCAGGGGTCCTTGTTTCTCTCGGTTCCCCAATTGCGAACGTTGGTCTATCTCGATCGTTTTCCGGGAACCGATCTCTCCGGGGTCGCAGACCATCTGGGCGTCACCCCGCCCACGGCGTCCGCGGTTGTAAAACGTCTGGTGGACCAAGGTCTGGTCAAACGTGAAGCGCATCCTCGGAAGCGCCGCCATGTGGTGCTTACCCTGACGCGAAGCGGCTCCCGGCGCTACCGACACGTCCGCGGAGCGGCGTGCACGTCTGTGAGGACCGCCCTGGCCGATCGATCCGCTCCGGAATTGCGAAAAATCACGGAAGGGATCGTTCTGCTTGGGAAGGTTTTTAAAGGGGTTGTCACACGTGAAGATCGTTAA